Part of the Neoarius graeffei isolate fNeoGra1 chromosome 15, fNeoGra1.pri, whole genome shotgun sequence genome is shown below.
TTTACACATGAAATTTGTTCATCACTTTCTGTTCACAATTAaatgatgcagagagagagattacagtttcaggcatttagcagatgctgttaaaTGTccctgttatgtgtgtgtgtgtgtttgagcgaTGTACAAccagcgcgtgcacacacaccacctggagagcagttgagattaggcgccttgctcaagggcacttcagccatggattttcctgccgatccagggaattgaaccagtgcccCTTTGGGCCCAAGTCTGCTTCTCTGACCTTTAGGCCATGTGTGTTCCTCTAGTTTTGAGGGTTTTGTGGGCCTTTTTTTCTAGGAGCTGTTACCCACTgcctgtactctgtgtgtgtgtgtgtgtgtgtgtgtgtgtcctgtagcTTTGAGGAAATCTACAAATTCCAAAGACAGATTCTGAGGGTGAAAGACCGGGATGAGTTTCCCATGATCCTCGTGGGCAACAAGGCTGATCTAGAACTGCAGCGACAGGTaggcgcgcacgtgtgtgtgtgtgtgtgtcagtgttaaTTTTGTCAAAGAAGATTTTGGAAATAAGTATTCATTGACAAAGATTTTTATTTCATGACTAAATTGTCacaacaaacatagacaaaaaaaaatttgacCGTGAAAATGACGGTGAAATCTGTTCGTTTTGCCCTGACGAATAAAGACGAGATGAAATTACTGGCTCTGTTCAGGAACATGACCAGTTCACATCTCAAGGGAATTTTTACAGCTGGGAGAAACCTCATTCAGTGAAATCCGTGACCGTACGTGACCTTCCCTGTTCCTGACAGTGGGTGGGTCACTGGGCTCTCCTCTCTCACTCCACAGCTCGCATGGATTTCACAGTGCTCCTGGATTCTAACAGGGCTATGAGTCAGGACACGCCCATGGCGATGGTCTGAACAAAGTGACATCTTTGTATAAAAACAGTCGTCATCACCATCACAGTGTGCACACCACCATCTTCACTCAGGAACCAGCAGAACAGTGACAGAACTCCACATCACTCCAACATGGCAACACCAAAACCCTTCTTGGAACAGAATCCTTTTAAAACTACAGGGAACATTTTACAACAAGTTTTACTAAACTGTCTGAGAACATTATGACTAAAATTAGACTAAAACTCAAACTGAGTTCACTGACTAAATCTTgactaaaacaaaacaacaaaaaagagtAAAGTGTGACTAAAATATAACAATTTTCAGTACGCGACTAAAACTAAATTTAAAATTCTTGTCAGAATTTACACTGGTGTGTGCTTGTGTATGCAGAGTTTTCTGCAGATTTATCTTGATGCACAAAGCTTGATTCATGAAGCGTTTTTATTTCAAACCCACTTCAGCTTCATAAACACACCACAACCTTTTCTGTGTTAAAGTTCTGAACTGAACACACGTTTATACAACATTCCATTTAGAGCTTTTACATTATTCTGTTTgtttttattacacacacacacacacacacacacacacacacacacacacacacacacacacacacacacacatctgaattGTTGCTTGTTTAAATTCTGCAGCTCCAAAACTAGAAAATTTTCTGAAACTGGAAAATAAGTCAGATAAATTtgttgtaaaaatgtaaacaGTATACGATCAGAACTTGTACACATggcacacctgtgtgtgtgtgtgtgtgtgtgtgtgtgtgtgtgtgtgtgtgtgtgtgtgtgtgtgtgtgtgtgtttgcaggtgAGTCAGGAGGAGGGTCAGCAACTTGCTCGGCAACTCAAAGTCACCTACATGGAGGCTTCAGCTAAAATCCGCATGAATGTAGACCAGGCTTTCCACGAGCTCGTCCGCGTCATCAGGTGTGTTCCACAGCGGAACAGTTGTTCTTTAT
Proteins encoded:
- the rras2 gene encoding ras-related protein R-Ras2 isoform X2 produces the protein MREQYMRTGEGFLLVFSVTDRGSFEEIYKFQRQILRVKDRDEFPMILVGNKADLELQRQVSQEEGQQLARQLKVTYMEASAKIRMNVDQAFHELVRVIRKFQEQECPPSPEPTRKEKDKSGCHCVIV